The proteins below are encoded in one region of Amycolatopsis magusensis:
- a CDS encoding dihydrodipicolinate synthase family protein: MTIAEVRAEEEDVRRPPVRGVSPVLEVPFADNGDLDVPGFRRVVRYVLGTGVSSVMFPGFASEFHKLGEWERQLLTGILLEETATRPEVSAIIAVQDHATRLAVQRAVDAVGAGADLINLLPPHFLAPSRRSIVAHVRAVLTAVAPTPVVLQYAPTETGTSLDSATLTEIAREHSNLALVKVESSPPGALIEELAAADPPLPAVEGYAGVQLPDAIRRGAVGTQPGCSFTEVYVELWRRFAQDDEAGGMELYRRLLPYISYWMLDTELIVAAEKLISVRRGLFASAHCREPGHLLDREEIRMVDRFLGEFDDLLPRLA; this comes from the coding sequence ATGACGATCGCGGAGGTGCGCGCCGAAGAGGAGGACGTGCGACGGCCGCCGGTGCGCGGGGTGTCGCCGGTGCTGGAGGTGCCGTTCGCCGACAACGGCGACCTGGACGTGCCGGGCTTCCGGCGCGTGGTGCGGTACGTGCTGGGGACCGGGGTGAGCAGCGTGATGTTCCCCGGGTTCGCCTCGGAGTTCCACAAATTGGGTGAATGGGAGCGGCAGCTGCTCACGGGCATCCTCCTGGAGGAGACCGCGACACGGCCCGAGGTCTCGGCGATCATCGCGGTGCAGGACCACGCCACGCGGCTCGCCGTGCAGCGCGCGGTCGACGCGGTGGGCGCCGGGGCGGACCTGATCAACCTGCTGCCGCCGCACTTCTTGGCGCCCTCGCGGCGGTCGATCGTGGCGCACGTGCGTGCCGTGCTCACCGCGGTCGCGCCGACGCCGGTGGTACTGCAGTACGCGCCCACGGAAACCGGGACGAGCCTCGACAGCGCCACGTTGACGGAGATCGCCCGTGAGCATTCGAACCTGGCGCTGGTGAAGGTCGAATCCAGTCCACCGGGCGCGTTGATCGAGGAACTGGCCGCCGCGGATCCGCCGCTGCCCGCGGTCGAGGGCTACGCCGGGGTGCAACTGCCCGACGCGATCCGCCGTGGCGCGGTCGGGACGCAGCCGGGCTGCTCGTTCACCGAGGTGTACGTCGAGCTGTGGCGGCGGTTCGCCCAGGATGACGAGGCCGGCGGTATGGAGCTGTACCGGCGGCTGCTGCCCTACATCTCGTACTGGATGCTCGACACCGAGCTGATCGTGGCGGCGGAAAAGCTGATCTCCGTGCGGCGCGGGTTGTTCGCCAGTGCGCATTGCCGCGAGCCGGGGCACCTGCTGGACCGGGAGGAGATCCGGATGGTGGACCGGTTCCTGGGCGAGTTCGACGACCTCCTGCCGCGGCTGGCGTGA
- a CDS encoding NIPSNAP family protein: protein MNLPVLELRQYTLRPGRRDELVDLFDREFVTGQEACGMRVLGQFRDADDPDRFVWVRGFADLPSRAAALTGFYGGPIWAAHGPAANATMLDSDDVLLLRPARPDTGFAQITTASTGVYTATVCAVDGVDFAGLFEASIVPELDEPPVASFETLVAENNFPALPVREGERVFVWFSRFADEESARKQSWRERVDFDGELQNLVLHPTAGSALR from the coding sequence ATGAACCTTCCTGTGCTCGAACTGCGCCAGTACACCCTGCGTCCCGGCCGCCGGGACGAACTGGTCGACCTGTTCGACCGCGAGTTCGTCACCGGCCAGGAGGCGTGCGGGATGCGGGTGCTCGGCCAGTTCCGCGACGCCGACGACCCAGACCGGTTCGTCTGGGTGCGCGGCTTCGCGGACCTGCCGTCGCGGGCCGCGGCGCTGACCGGGTTCTACGGCGGGCCGATCTGGGCGGCACACGGCCCGGCCGCGAACGCCACCATGCTCGACTCCGACGACGTCCTCCTGCTTCGACCTGCCCGGCCGGACACCGGGTTCGCACAGATCACCACGGCGTCCACCGGGGTGTACACGGCGACGGTCTGCGCGGTGGACGGCGTTGATTTCGCCGGACTCTTCGAGGCATCGATCGTGCCGGAACTGGACGAGCCGCCGGTCGCGTCGTTCGAGACGCTGGTCGCGGAGAACAACTTCCCGGCGTTGCCGGTGCGCGAAGGGGAGCGAGTCTTCGTCTGGTTTTCGCGGTTCGCCGACGAGGAATCGGCGCGCAAGCAGAGCTGGCGCGAGCGGGTCGATTTCGACGGCGAGCTCCAGAACCTGGTCCTGCACCCGACCGCCGGATCGGCACTGCGCTGA